From the genome of Anaerolineae bacterium:
ACTGCGCAGCATGCTGTACTCGTCGCCATCAACGCTTTGCACTATAGCAATGTGATTGCCGCAGTAACGGCCTTAAGCTGCACGACAACCCATCATATGGCAAAACGCCAATCCAGGCACTGGACCGGCGTTTGACCCAGGAGGCGACGGTCGGAATCGAACCGACGATGAGGGTTTTGCAGACCCTTGCCTTGCCACTTGGCGACGTCGCCAGGTAAACGATAGTATAGCGAATGGCAGGCGGATTGACAAGGCATTTTCCAGCACCAGGGCTTCCCAAAAACAGGAGCAAATGATGCAAACCAGACAACTCCCCTCAAGAAGACAGCAGCACCGTTCGTGTCTGCTGTGGCTGATACCTTTTGTCGTGCTGGGGTGTATTGGCGCAGTACTGGTAGTCTCGGCGCTCCCAGGGTTACTCCTGCAAGCGATTGGATTCCGCCCGCAGGGCAACGTAGAGGAATTCTGGGAACAGGTTGCAGTAACACCTTTTGAAGTGGTAAATCTGCCGCCGACTCCTCCTGCAGTACAGAGCCAGGCCGGAACAACCGGGCCAACGCCAACGCCAGTAAGCGTGGCTGGAAGTGTCACCGGTTCCGGCGGCAGCGCTTCGACAGGCGCTTCGGGCAACAACCCGTACCAGGGGTGGTTTCAGTCTTATAGCGTGCCGGCGGAAATTCAGGTGAGCAGCGGAACTGGCAGCGTTACCCTGCGCACAGCCGAATCTTTCGCCGAGGCGGCATGGTTCGGGCAGGCGGTGGATGGCGCCCCCCTGGCGCTGATCTCGTACAACGAACAGGCGCTCGATGGCATCTGCCGCACGTTGCTGCGCGGGTGCGTAACCGATCAATTCCGGGTTACAGCGGTTGACTTTCACCCCGGCGGTTTGCTGGTCTTTGGCGCTGTCTCCCTGGGAGGATTAACCCAGGGTCTGGGGGTGTTGCTGGTGCTGGGGCCAGATATGAAGAGCGTGGTTGCCCAGGGAGTTGTGCTTAACGGGCAGGTCTACACGATAGACGTGACCGCCGACATAGCCAGCTACGTCAACCAGACGGTAGCCCAGATGAACACTGCCCTGAGCCAGCTACGTGTTCAGGCAAACGGCTATTCGCTCGGTCTGGTGCAAATACGGCTGACAGACACAACGCTTGACTTGATCTTCCGGTGATTAGCTCAAGGTCAAGCCGCCGAAAGTTCCGCCAACGATCAGCTCAAGCGGCTCAATGGCGCCCGTATAGCCAGCAGTCACATAACGCCGGTTGCCATCTGAGCGCCAGCGTGAATCTTCAATCTTGACTGTAAACAGGGGGCCAGCCTGAATTGTCAGGCTGGCTTCCATGTTAGCAGGGACGGTCAGGTGAATATTGCCCAGTGTTGAGCGGAAGACCAGAGGGCCAGCAGGTCGGTCGGGCGTAATCAGACGAATATCACCAAAACCAGTCGCAAAGTGCGCCCGATCGATGATCAGCCCACGCAAATCACCGCTGATCTCACCGAAGTAGGTACTTGCCAGAATCTCCCATGGCAGGTCTGTAGCAAGATCAATTTCCCAATCCGCCAGGGAGAGGAACCATGTCTTGCCGCGCTGCATGGTGATGATCGCCCGATTGCCCTGGGTGGCCAGTTCCGGACGTGAGTTGGCAGTATATTGACCGGCAATCAAACGACCTTCCTGCCCTTCCAGAGCATTCAGGTGGATATCTACGTCGCCACTGCTAGCCTGCAGGGTAGCCGCTTCAACGCTGCCGCGAGAAACCCGAAAACTCTGCGCGGCCCGGTTACCCAGATCGCCCGTCAGGGCAATCTGCCCCCCCAGGACAATCAGCACGAGCGGCCACAGACGCCATACGTCAAAATCCAGTAACAGGTAATTACGCAGGAGCAGCAAGATACCAGCGATGACCAGCACCAGCGGCCAGACCCAGAATGACAGGTTTTGCCGGGCAACGCGTCTTTCCACTTGCCCCCTCCTTGTCAATCCTCGACCAGGTAGTCACGCAACATCAGTGCAGACGAGTGACGCAGCCGGTTAAGTGCCTGAGCTTCCAGCTGGCGCACCCGTTCACGGGTTACCCCGATCTCCTGGCCGACCTCTTCCAACGTATGAACCCGGCCATCCAACAGGCCATAGCGCAACTTGAGGATGTAAGCCTCGCGTTCTGGCAGACGGTTAAGCAGCTCGTTAACCTGCTGGCGCAACAATTGATCGGCCACGATCTGGGGCGGGGAAGGGGACGTGATGTCTTCGATGAAGTCCCCGATCTCAGCATCCTGTTCGTCGTTGGTTGGCTCATCCAGGCTGACCGGACGGCGCGAGATTTCCATAAGTTCCGAAACACGTTCTGGCTCGGTCTCCATCGCCTCGGCCAGTTCTTCGATGGTGGGATCGCGGCCCAGTTGCTGGGCAAGCAACGCCGACACGCGCAGCAGGCGATTGATCTGGTCGCCCATGTGCACCGGCACGCGAATTGTACGGCCTTGATCGGCGACCGCCCGGCTAACCGCCTGGCGGATCCACCAGGTAGCATAGGTACTGAACTTGTGGCCACGCCGGTATTCGAACTTACGCACGGCGCGGATCAGGCCGATGTTACCTTCCTGAATCAGGTCTAGGAATGCCACACCACGCCCAACATACTTCTTGGCGATGCTGACAACCAGCCTGGCATTAGCCCTGATGAGATGCTCCTGCGCCTCTTCACCGTCAGCGATGATCCTCTCAAGCTCATAGCGGGTATCCGGATCGAGCGAATCGCCATATTCCTCAAGTTGCTCCCTGGCCAGCGCCGCCGATTCAATCCGTCGCGCCAGGGCAACCTCCTGCTCGGCAGTCAGCAAAGGAACACGCCCGGCTTCCTTGAGGTAAAGGCCAACGACGTCATCGGTTTCCAGGGCTTGCTGGTAGCCTGCGTCGTCTCGCAGATCAAATTCCTCAATGGTAGTGAGGTCGGCTGCGCCGGCGACATCGCCCAGTTGTCTGGCAAATTGCTCATCTCCAGGCGGTTCCGACAGAACAGAAATGCCGGACTCTGCCAGGAGTTCCAGAATCTCATCAAGCCTGGAAACATCATCCTGGTGTTCCGGTGGGAGAACCGCCAGAATGTCATCGTAGGTCAGATATCCCTGCTTGTCTCCTTGGGAGAGCAGCAGGTCAAGAATAGGATCGCGGGTTGCTTCTGTCACCGTCATAGCGTGAGGGTCAGTTGCCTATCAGGGTTCCGAAAACGCAGAAAAAGAGCCTTGCGATCAGGCAAGGCTTCCTGAGCACACGCACAGACTCCCTTGCCTAATATCACGATACTTCAGGCACATGCACTCCCCAGGAGCGGATACAGAAATCGCAACTGTGGACAGCCCTCAGTGCGGCGGTACATTATAACCCGTTGGTGCGATATTCCCACTCTGAATGTTGTTCCAGAGAAGATGCGTGTATCGCTCTCGAACCAAGCCCATACCGGCAACGGTGTTGCGTGATCACCTTGCTTGAGGCGCGCCCGGTTGTCAAACTTCATTGTACCGTAATACTGGCGGATCGCGCGACTGAGATCGAACACTCCGGAGAGGCGGAAGTTTATGGAATCTGATGCCGATGCCGAAGGAGGGTTGCCTCTGGCGCTGTGGCCCCTAACTTGCGCGTCCAGGTGAGCGCGGTTATAACGAACCCGAAGGATGGATGTTTCACCATGCTTACGGTAGTGAGGTGCAAGAGAGAGCGATGATCACAAGACGACGGCTGTGGTTTGTCGCTGCGCTGTGTGTTGTCGGACTGACAGTACTGGGCACGGTTGCAGCGGCACGCGCCCAGAGCCGATCGCTGTACTGGCGGCGGTGGGAGGTCACGATCGACAACGTAGACACCACAGCCAACCGATTCAGCGTCACTGAGGTGCATGATATCCAGTTCATTGGCGGAAGCTTCCGCTATGGCTTCCGGGCAATCCCGGTTGCCGACCGCCTTGAACGGATCACCAACGTGCGGGTATCTGAGGGCGGGACACCATTACAGCAGGGATGCACAGAAAGAGCAGGCACCTACTGTGTGACTGATGATGGGCGGGAGTTGCGGATTGTTTACTACTTCCTCCGGCCTGCTCAGAGCGAACAGCGCGTGTTCACCATCACCTACGACGTGAGTGGCCCGCTGTTCTATTATGAGGGGGGCGATCAGATCGACTGGTTCGCCATCGCCCCCGATCATGCCTATCCGATTCAGAGCGCGACAGTGACGGTCCGGCTGCCTGAAGCCTATACACCGCGTGATACAGACCCTGTTGCAGCCTACGGCGCACCGGCAAATATCAGCCGTGATGGCAATGTGGTTACGTTCCGTGCCACACGTCAGATCGCTGCCAACGAGGCGCTGGAAGTACGGGTGCAGTTCCCGCATAATCCTGCCGGGCGAATCGCCGATTGGCAGGCAGTATTCGATCGACAGGCCACACTTTACCCCATCCTGAATCTATTACTGGGCAGCGGCTCGATTGTGCTGGTTATTGCTGGTGTGGCGCTGACCTATTACCGCTGGTGGTCGCGCGGACGTGATCCTGAAGTGGGTGTGGCGCCGGAATATCTGACCGAACCCCCGTCCGATCTTCCCCCGGCAGTAGCGGGGACGCTAATTGATGAGAGCGCTGAGTTGCGCGATGTGCTGTCAACCATCATCGACCTGGCGCGCCGGGGGTATCTGGTCATTGAGGAGGAACGAAATCCCGGGATTCTGGGGATTGGTGGCCGAACGACGTTTACTTTCAAGCGCACTGCCAAACCCCTTACCAACAGCCTGCGCCGCTACGAGCTGACTCTGCTCAACAAGCTCTTTGGCCGGAAGAATACCGTTGAGATGGAGGAACTGAAAAACAAGTTCTACGTTCACATCCCGACGATTCAGAGCCAGATCTACGATGAAGTGGTGAAAGAGGGCTTCTTTGACGCCAACCCGCAGAGTGTTCGCCGGCGCTGGATAGGGCTGGGCGGCGCGCTGGTAGCCGTCGCCACATTTGGCGCGCCTTTCCTGATGGCCGCCTTTGGCGCAGAGATGGCAACTAGCCTGCCGGAAGGATTGATCTGCCTGCCCATTGCACTGGGTCTGGTGGGAGTGGTGATGATGATCGCCGGGCCGCGCATGCCCGCCAAGACCACCAAAGGGGCGGAGGAAGCAGCGAAATGGCGGGCGTTCAGGAACTATCTGCAGAATGTTCGCCAGTATGCAGATATTGAAGCGGCCACTGACCAGTTCAACAATTACCTGCCGTACGCCATCGCCTTTGGTCTGGAGCGGACATGGGTCAACCAGTTCATCCGGATCGAGTCCACACCAATCCCCTACTGGTACTATCCGCGATATGTAGGCGGGCCGTGGGCACGAGGCTACACTTTCGGGGAACCCCTGGTGGACATGCGCAGTCCGGACATCCGCAGCCAGCTAGCACGGCCCGACGGTTCACTGGATGGCATGGCCTCCAACCTGAACACGGGATTGAACGCAATGTCAGCCGGTCTGTTCACCATGCTGAATAACGCCTCTTCAACACTGGTGAGCCGCCCGTCCTCTTCCGGCGGTGGGGGAGGGGGCTTCAGTGGCGGGTTCAGCGGTGGCGGTGGTGGCGGTGGTGGTGGCAGCGCTGGCTTTGGCTAAGCCGGGTAGGACAGCCGGAAAAGGAGGAAACCGGTGGGTAGCGGACGGGTGGTCGGCATCGTTCTGATCGCAGTGGGGCTGATCATTGCCTTAATCGTGACAGCTTTTCTGTTCAGCGGCGTCAGCAGTGGCGGCCTGACGGCTTCAGGCGCGATTCTTGGCCTGGGCATTGCCTTTGTGGTATTGGTAGCGCCACTGGTGGGCTTTGGCATCTTCATGCTGGTGCAGAGCAATCGCGAGGCGGCCCGACTGGCTGAAGCAGGCAGGCAACGGCAGTTGCTGGATATTGTGCGCAGCCGCGGCCAGGTTGATGTCCGCGATCTGGCTCTGGAAATGCAGGTCAGCCAGGAGGAGATCAGGGCGCTGGTGCACCGGCTAGTGGGCCTGCAGGTGTTCAGCGGCTACATCAACTGGGAGAAAGGGATTCTGTACTCCAGCGAGGCCCGCGAACTGCGAGAACTGAAACGCTGTGAAAACTGCGGCGGCGAGATCACACTGACCGGTAAGGGTGTACTGTCGTGCCGATTCTGTGGGACAGAGTATTTTCTTAGCTAGCACTGTCCAAGCACCGCGATTGTTCCGACTGGCACTCTGTTGTATGCTTGAGGCACAGGTGACTCTGCGCCGGTCAGACTCGATGTGAATAGGGGCAGACCTGAGGAGATAAATAGCGATGAGCAGTAATCTGTACGACCGTATCGTGAACCAGCGCGGGTCCTTTGAGAACCTGGTGTCGCGTATCCCGTTGCTTGGCAAGCACGTTGAGAGCTACTTCGACATGAGCGCCCAGCGTGACGCTGACCGCATTGTGCGCGAGCACATCGCCAGCCAGCTTCGCGCCCAGGTGGTTCGTATGGCCGACGCAGAAAACCTCATTCTGGACAGCGGCGGGTTGCGGATGATGAGCAAGACGCGGGCAGAGAAAGATCGACTGCAGACGCTGGCAGATCGGATTGGCACTGCCGCACCTGGGTATGCATTCACCGGTGCGCTGAAGATCAGCCACGAACAACTGGCTGATGTTTTTGCCTTCGACGAAGCGATGCTGCGTTACGTGGATCAGATTACGGCGGTTGTTGACAAATTTGTGGAGGCAGCCAGAACGAATGCTGACATCACTGGCATACTGGCCGAACTGAGGGCTATTGTGGATGAAGCGGCCCATGCCTTCGACCTGCGCCGGGATGTGATCAACGGTCTGGCCTAGCCGATCGATTCAGAGATTTCAGATAAGGAGACAATACCGATGGCGCGGATTATTGATGTCATTGACCATGTCAATGTGATGGATGATGAGCTAACGTACCGCGAACCGCAGGCTGGCGGCGGTGACTGGCGGATGGGGTCGCAGGTGATCGTTCAGGAAAGCCAGGCGGCAGTCTTTGTGCGTCAGGGAGAAGTCCTGGACGCGCTAGGGCCAGGCAACCATACGCTTTCAACAGCGAATCTGCCGATTCTTTCCGGTTTGATTGGTATGGTGACTGGCGGGCGCAACCCCTTCACCGCCGATCTGTATTTCGTCAACCAGAAAGACCTGCCGCAGGTGCCCTGGGGGACGAATCCTCCCATCGTGATGGAGACGCCGGGGAAGGGCATGGGGGTTGTCCTGCTGGTGACCCACGGGGTGATGGACATCGGTATCGATGATCCGGTGCGCTTTGTGCGCCAGTATGCGATCGGTAAGCCCATCCTGCGCATCCCAGACATCAAAGATCGGCTGCAATCAATGCTTTTGGGCGAGATCACGACACTGATTGGCAGCGCCGGTGTGACCAGCGTCCCGGAAGCCAACCAGTTGCTCAACGATCTCGAGGGTGCGTTGATGGCTCGCCTGAACGAGAAGTTCGGCGCGCTGGGGATGCGCTTCAAAGCTATTGAGATGAAACCCTTCACAGCTAAGGAAGCCACCCTTGATGAACTGCGCAACTACATGAGCATGGAGGCGTATGAGCGTGTTCGTCGGCTGGACATCGCTCAGGCCGCCGCTCAGAATACCGGCGCGGGTGGTGCACTGGCCGGGGCCGGGGTTGGCCTGGGAGTCGGACAGAGCATCGGCGCGACACTCAACCCGGAGCAGGCTGCTTTGCAGCAGCAACTCCAGCAACAACAGATGATGATGCAACAGATGATGATGCAGATGATGCAGCAGAATGTGCAGCAAGCTGCTGCGCCGCAAAACGCTACCCCCCAGACTCGCGAACAGATTCAGGCGATTCTGGACAATCTGGACATGCGGTTTGCCAATGGCGAGATCAGCGAAGAGGTGTATAAGAGTCTTGTGGCCAAGTGGCAGGCCAGGCTCAACGGCTAACCGCAGGCCAGTGTTGGTGTGCCTTCAGTAAGACCAACCGGGTTGTAGTAAGAGAGGGCTGCTACGGCGGCCCTTTTTGCCTGTGCCTACGGGATGTTTGCCAGTGGATCAGCGCCCAATTGGATAGTGAAGTGATCATCCGCGCCCACTGGCACGCGCTCGAGGGTAGCAGGATCGTAGAGGCCGACATGCAGTTGCCAGTTGCCAGACGGGGGTGAATCCGGCACGGAGAGGAGGTAAACATCGCGCCGCACATGACCGGTCTGCCAGTGAGCCGTAGCCAGGGGGTGATCATCCTGCGCCCATAGTGGTAGCCCGGTATCCGGATGCGGAGGCCCGACTAGGTGAGCGAAGCCCGTCAATGCGCTGATTGACCTAGCAGTCGGTTCCCAGTACACCGTCAGACGCAGCATACCCCTGCCCAGCTGGTCAACCCGCCAGTCGAGCAGGGTGGCAATATCCGCAAACCGGGCATTTACGCGGCGAGTGTATTCAGAGTCAGCCACATCCCAGGACTGAAACTGCAGGACGTGGAAGCCGGCAACCGACAGATCAGCGATGATCTGCATCTCTTCGGTTAGCCATGTCAAGGGAACATGTTCCGCATCGTAGTATGGGAGATCAGCGGGTATCAACCATAGTCGGGTATAGCGTTGCTGCGCATCTTCCAGATAGGCAATCGTTTCTTCCGCCGGCGCATTGGCGCGCAGGGGGAGGGTAGTCTCGGCAGCCGGACCGCGGAAGTAATAGGTGAATGCAGGGTCAAGAGCCTGCTGGATCACCAGTTCATCGGGCCGGGTTTCGGCAGTCATGAAAGCGCCCAGGGTTCGCCAGTCCAGCGCTTTGGCATAGGCCGGATTGGTGTAGTAATTGACCAGCGCC
Proteins encoded in this window:
- a CDS encoding sigma-70 family RNA polymerase sigma factor; the encoded protein is MTVTEATRDPILDLLLSQGDKQGYLTYDDILAVLPPEHQDDVSRLDEILELLAESGISVLSEPPGDEQFARQLGDVAGAADLTTIEEFDLRDDAGYQQALETDDVVGLYLKEAGRVPLLTAEQEVALARRIESAALAREQLEEYGDSLDPDTRYELERIIADGEEAQEHLIRANARLVVSIAKKYVGRGVAFLDLIQEGNIGLIRAVRKFEYRRGHKFSTYATWWIRQAVSRAVADQGRTIRVPVHMGDQINRLLRVSALLAQQLGRDPTIEELAEAMETEPERVSELMEISRRPVSLDEPTNDEQDAEIGDFIEDITSPSPPQIVADQLLRQQVNELLNRLPEREAYILKLRYGLLDGRVHTLEEVGQEIGVTRERVRQLEAQALNRLRHSSALMLRDYLVED
- a CDS encoding SPFH domain-containing protein — encoded protein: MARIIDVIDHVNVMDDELTYREPQAGGGDWRMGSQVIVQESQAAVFVRQGEVLDALGPGNHTLSTANLPILSGLIGMVTGGRNPFTADLYFVNQKDLPQVPWGTNPPIVMETPGKGMGVVLLVTHGVMDIGIDDPVRFVRQYAIGKPILRIPDIKDRLQSMLLGEITTLIGSAGVTSVPEANQLLNDLEGALMARLNEKFGALGMRFKAIEMKPFTAKEATLDELRNYMSMEAYERVRRLDIAQAAAQNTGAGGALAGAGVGLGVGQSIGATLNPEQAALQQQLQQQQMMMQQMMMQMMQQNVQQAAAPQNATPQTREQIQAILDNLDMRFANGEISEEVYKSLVAKWQARLNG